In Planococcus shixiaomingii, the DNA window ATACCACTGGAAAAATTCCTTCCACATTCTTCTTGTCCAAATTTGCCCCCATGATTGTGCATATTTTAGAAAAAAAGCATCTTGCCCATTAAATTCAGGCGTAAATGGTCTGTGTACGCCTACATTAATTTGATGGGAATATAGGGAAATACCTGCAATATCAACACAGTCTTTGTATTTCTCTATAGATTTTATAGAATAGGAGTAAAAGTACTTGGAAACATATATATCATCTTCAAGTACAATCAATGAATCGTACTTTTCAGTTAAGTTCCCACAAAATAATACATGCTTTCTCAATCCTAAACGACTTGAATGTTCAATTACCTCTTTTTCACCGTGAAGCCATTGGAATGAATGTGCGAAGTTTACAACGTCATTATTCTTACTTTTGTCAATACTAATAATCAAAGGTACTTTTTGATTATCATACTGAGCTTCATTTAACGATTTTAATATTCTCGACAAGGAGTGTAATCTATTATAAGCAACAACTACTATAGCTACTGTATCCAATTTACCCCTCCTCTTTCTTATTTTTTTTGAAATGATCTATTAATTTATTTATATCTGAAAACAAATAGGCATGTTCCTCTAACCATTCGAAAGATTTTGACCACCATTGAAATTCAGTAAGAAATTTTTGTTCGGCAGAACTAAACCTCTCCCCAATTTTTTTTGCTGGTACTCCTCCATAAATTGTATAGGGCTCTAAATCTTTGACCACTACTGCTCCTGTAGCAATTATTGCTCCATCACCAATGGTAACACCTTCTAAAACAGTAACATCTGACCCAATCCATACATCATTACCTATTACTACAGAATAAATTTCTTCTTCATCGGCAAATTTATTTTCTCTAAATAACTCTTCTTTAACGAAAGTAAAGCCTGCTTGTTTTTTAGTTGAAAAAAAAGCGGGATGAGTTGAAATAAAAACTTTACTTGGATGACTGCCAAAAACAATTTTGACATTTTCAGCAATTGAGCAATAGCGCCCAATTGAAGTATTTACTAAATAAGAATCTTTTCCGACATAAGTTGCAAAACCAATTTTAGAATTAGA includes these proteins:
- a CDS encoding CatB-related O-acetyltransferase, translating into MVFKKFAKYMLILFLSKKTKSKIDFRSNFNFKTYLEGSNVIHKNVSLSNSKIGFATYVGKDSYLVNTSIGRYCSIAENVKIVFGSHPSKVFISTHPAFFSTKKQAGFTFVKEELFRENKFADEEEIYSVVIGNDVWIGSDVTVLEGVTIGDGAIIATGAVVVKDLEPYTIYGGVPAKKIGERFSSAEQKFLTEFQWWSKSFEWLEEHAYLFSDINKLIDHFKKNKKEEG